The genome window AGGTATTCTAAATGTCACGACGGATTCTTTCTCAGATGGAGGTCGTTATCTCGCGACAGATGCAGCTATTGCACATGCCAAAACCCTTGTTGCTGATGGTGCAGATATTCTAGATATTGGAGCACAATCATCAAATGTCGATGCAGGTTTAATTTCCGTTGATATGGAATGGGAAAGAATTTCCAGAGTCTGGGATGCTTGGAATGCGTTGCAGAGTTCGAGTTCTATTAGAACGATTCAGAATGAGAAAGCTAAAATCTCCATCGATTCCTTTCGTCCAGAAATCCTTCGTAAATCAATGGAACGAGGACTGGATTATTGGAATGATATCACTGCACTCAATGATCCGAGTTGTTTGGAAATTTTACAAGAATTTTCACCCAAAATTCCCGAACTAATACTCATGTTCTCACAGAATCGTGGGCAAAAAGCTAGCAAAGAATCGTTGTTAGATCCAAAAACTATCATAGATGACATTTTATTTTTCTTTGAGGAAAAGAGAAATAAATTAACCAATTTAGGAATACCTGTCGAAAAAATAATTTATGATCCTGGAATGGGGTTTTTTCTCGGTTCTGATCCAAAGCTTAGCCTCACAGTACTCAAGAATCTTACATTGCTAAGAAAAGAACTTGGAAAAATTTTAGTGAGTGTATCCAGAAAATCTTTTTTAGGTAATATACTTGGAAACATCGCTCCCGCTGACAGAAATCATGCAACTCTTGCGGCCGAAATATGGTCCATGCAACAAAATGTTGATTATATTAGAACTCATGAACCCAAGCAACTGAATCATTCCAAAATTATAATAAATGCAATCCAAAATTTGAAAACATGAATATGCTAAGTAATTTGGAATTTTGCTTTACAGTATTCAGGTAGTTAAATAAACTTAGGAACTTAGTTATTTAATTAAAATATTAAAAACAAAACTATTGCAAGGATATAAATTATGTCAGACAACTACTACAAAGAAATTGATGGGAAAAAATACGATAGAGAATTACTAGAAACTGCAGATGAAGCAGTCAAAGGTCAAGGAGATGGAAGAATTTCTATGGCTGATGCAAAAAAATTATTGGATGAAGTCAAAGATGGTAATGCTTATACAGACATTGAGAAAGACACAATGGCTTATATTCGAGACAATTATAAATTTACTCCTGAAGCAGATGAGTGGTTTCGTACAGAGATTCGTAAATGGGCTGCAACTAAGTAAATTAGTTAGTTTTTTTAGTCTTAAAATTTCGCAACGAACTAAGACTTAACAATTTATTGAATAGCTTCAGCTGTGCGTTTTAGTTCGAGCTGAAGTTTAATTTATTGCGACTTCCGAATTTAGTGCCAATAGAAACTTCGCGAAATATTTTTTTTCCAAAGCCAATAATTCTCTCCAGACAATTTTATAATCTCTGTCCAAGCGATTCAACCATTCCTGCATTTCATTCATGTGACCTTCTTCTTCCTTCAGAATTCCTTTCAAACTAATTCCAGAATTGTGATTCTCAAGTAAGTCATCATAAATCTCATAAACTTCAACAGCTCGCTCTTCAATAATTTTTGTAACATAAAGATATGCAACAAACTGAATATCCGAATCAGCTATTGAAGAAGTGGATAACTTTCTCCAAACAAGTGCATCCAATCTTTGGAAATAAATTATTGCACTACTTCCTGCAAGTAGATTTTTGGAATCAAAATTATCGATTGAATTTTTAGAGACACGATTGGCTAATTTCTTGAAGAATAATGCATGGCGTGATTCCTCGGCAGCATGCTTAAGTACCATCTCGGAAATATTTATCCCCGACTGTGACATTAGAATTTTCCTAGATCCGATGTGCTCCATCATGGACAGAGTATTCAACCATTTTGCATGAGTTGTTTCCGACTGAATTACGGTTGATAAAAATTTACGAATTGCTTCCTTATCGATCGTCTGTTCAATGATAGGTTGATTTTGCTTGGATGGAAGAAGTTCTAAGTGACTCATATATCCAACTTTTTCCATCCAATCTATCATTCATCCAAAAATCCAAATTCTCAATCAAA of Leptospira sp. GIMC2001 contains these proteins:
- the folP gene encoding dihydropteroate synthase — protein: MLSCRILGILNVTTDSFSDGGRYLATDAAIAHAKTLVADGADILDIGAQSSNVDAGLISVDMEWERISRVWDAWNALQSSSSIRTIQNEKAKISIDSFRPEILRKSMERGLDYWNDITALNDPSCLEILQEFSPKIPELILMFSQNRGQKASKESLLDPKTIIDDILFFFEEKRNKLTNLGIPVEKIIYDPGMGFFLGSDPKLSLTVLKNLTLLRKELGKILVSVSRKSFLGNILGNIAPADRNHATLAAEIWSMQQNVDYIRTHEPKQLNHSKIIINAIQNLKT